One Bacillus sp. 1780r2a1 DNA segment encodes these proteins:
- a CDS encoding NCS2 family permease, which produces MERSSILERVFKLSERQTTPKQEILAGLTTFMTVSYMVIVNPLILSDAGIPKEAALAATIYAIVFSTLLMALWANFPIVTGPGMGLNAFFTYSVVLGQGLSWQTALGAVFISGILFFLLTVTGIRSKIVDAIPNVLKASIAVGIGLFVAFIGLKNAGLVVANESTFVGVGNVLDKGPLLTIFGLILAAVLMAKHVKGALIISIFATTAVAMIVGFQAPPTAISDVFSATPPTIGDTFMQMDLKGAIAYGIFSVVFSFTIVELFDTLATLIGLSKKANLVDENGKIPNLNRALAADSVGTMASAIFGSTALNTYIENATGIAEGGRTGLKALTVAVLFLFTLFFAPLIDFIPSVATAPALIIIGSLMLSDIKNINFDDFTEVVPAFLTIIMMPLTYSIAEGLAFGFISYTAIKLFTGRYREIHWMMYVITVAFFINFYMMSH; this is translated from the coding sequence TTGGAGCGTAGTAGTATATTAGAGCGCGTGTTTAAACTCTCAGAACGTCAAACAACGCCAAAACAAGAAATTTTGGCGGGCTTAACCACCTTTATGACCGTTAGTTACATGGTTATCGTCAATCCGCTTATTTTATCCGACGCTGGGATTCCAAAAGAAGCAGCGTTAGCGGCAACGATTTATGCTATCGTATTCAGTACGTTACTAATGGCGTTATGGGCTAACTTTCCAATTGTTACTGGTCCTGGTATGGGATTAAATGCATTCTTTACGTATTCGGTTGTGTTAGGACAAGGTCTATCTTGGCAAACGGCTCTTGGTGCAGTCTTTATATCTGGTATTTTATTCTTTTTATTAACCGTAACTGGTATTCGTAGCAAAATCGTTGATGCCATTCCGAATGTTTTAAAAGCATCAATTGCTGTTGGAATTGGCTTGTTTGTTGCGTTTATAGGGTTAAAAAACGCAGGGCTTGTTGTAGCCAATGAATCAACATTTGTTGGTGTTGGAAACGTGTTGGACAAGGGGCCGTTATTAACAATATTCGGCTTGATTTTAGCCGCTGTTTTAATGGCTAAACACGTAAAAGGTGCGTTAATTATTAGTATTTTTGCTACGACTGCAGTAGCAATGATTGTTGGGTTTCAAGCTCCGCCAACCGCTATTAGCGACGTGTTTTCAGCAACTCCGCCAACAATTGGTGACACGTTTATGCAGATGGATCTAAAAGGTGCCATTGCATATGGAATTTTCTCTGTTGTTTTCTCATTTACAATTGTAGAACTTTTCGATACGCTGGCAACGCTAATTGGTTTATCTAAAAAAGCAAATTTAGTTGATGAAAATGGCAAGATTCCAAACTTAAATCGTGCGCTAGCAGCTGATTCAGTTGGAACAATGGCGAGTGCTATATTTGGTAGTACAGCTTTGAATACGTACATTGAAAATGCAACAGGAATAGCAGAAGGTGGACGTACTGGGTTAAAAGCATTAACAGTAGCTGTGTTGTTTTTATTTACCCTTTTCTTTGCTCCGTTAATCGACTTTATTCCATCAGTTGCAACGGCTCCAGCATTAATTATTATTGGTTCCTTAATGCTTAGCGATATCAAAAACATCAACTTTGATGATTTTACGGAAGTAGTTCCAGCGTTTTTAACCATTATTATGATGCCGTTAACTTACAGCATTGCTGAAGGGTTAGCGTTCGGTTTTATTTCATATACTGCTATTAAACTCTTCACTGGACGCTACCGAGAAATTCACTGGATGATGTACGTTATTACAGTTGCTTTCTTTATTAACTTCTATATGATGAGTCATTAA